The region TCTTCTCGCTTTCGCGCACGCGCAGATCCTTCATGAACTCGATGTGAATGTCCATCATCTCGCGCGACACCTTCTCATCGTCTGGGGCATTCTTGGCGTAGCGCAGCTTGTGCTCGGCGTGATCCAGCCAGTCGAACAGAGCCTGGACACGGGCATTCAGCTTCTCAGCATCGACCAGGGCCACCTCGAGACGCTCGCCGCGTTTGCCGACAGCACTCTTGACCTCCTCCCAAATGGACTGCAGCTCATCCAGCTGGCGTCCCACCTCGGGATTGTTGCCCGATCGCTCCAGATCGCGTCCGGTCTTTAGCACGCCCTGCATCTGAGCGGCCCGCTTCTGCAGATCCTGCTCGATGTGCTTATGGTGCTCGCACAGTCCTTGAACCGTCTCCAGGTCGCCGTGGACGGGTCCGTTCTCATTAAGGCGACTCTTGGCCTTCTTCAGCCACTCGAAGAGTTCGCCCAAAGCATCACTGAACTGACCCGATAGCAGGAGGGCCTCCTCCAACTTGCGCTGGCGTTCGATGCTCTTGGACCAGACTCGGGTCCACTGCTCCTTCAGCTCAAGCAGCATCTTGTCCAGCACAGGGCGGTCGCCCTTGGGCGCTCGCTCCATGAGGTTCTTGCCAGTGCGCATGGTGCCGTCGTAGACCGTCTGCTTGGCAGCCAGCTGGCGATGGGTCTCCTTCAGCTTGGCGATGTACTTCTTGATCTTTTGCGGCTCCTTCGAGGCAGTAGCCTCCTCGATGATCTGGTCTAGGACCTGCTCGGTCTCCTGCAGATACTGCATCATGCCACTCCAGGCATCGTTGAACTCACGCGCCTCCTTGTAGCCATGATCCAGAGCCCTGGTGCGCTCCGCTGCCTTGCTGACAACGCGCTCCCAGCGATGCTGCACGGAAACAAGCAGATTCTTGATAAGGATCACGTCCTGCTTTTGGCTGAAGTACTTGAGATGTGTGCCCTTcttgtccagcagcagcatggccTCGCGGTGTGTGCTCACGTCCTTCTGCAGAACCTTGTGCTCCTCCATCTGGGCTTGGATGGTCTCCAGAACGCGCGAGACGGCATCGGCATTCGACAGCTGCTTTTCGGCTTGGGTCAGCCACTCAACGAACGCCTGCAGGGTATCGTGGAACTCTGTGGCTTCCTTAAGGGCAATCTCCAGCTTGATCTTCTTGTCGGATGCCCTCGAGACGACGGCATCCCAGCGCTGCTTCAGCGTGCGCAGCGTGTGCTGCAGATTGCTGGAGGAGACCTTCATCTGGTTCTGGCGCTTGATGTACTCCTGGCCCTGGGCCTGGATCGTCTCCACCTTGGGCCTGTTTTCATCCAGCTCGTTGTACACCTCCATGAAGCGCTCCAGTTGCTCTGTGGCCGTCTCAGGAAGGCCGCCCACAGGCTTGCTGGCTCCAATAACGGCATCCACATCGCCCAGCCATCCCAGGATGTCCTGGACCTCGGATATGTAGCCGTGCGCCTCTCGCAGAGCCTCCTCCAGCTCATGCTGGCGGTCGCTGGccttctgcagcagctgcttccaTTCGTTGTTCAGCTTGCGCAGCTTCTCCTGTGTAGTCGACGCCTCGACGGAACCTTTCTCCGTCTCGATGAGCTGCCGTCCAGCATCGTTCAGCGTATCCACTGAGTTCTGGTGCGCCTGTATATCGTTGGCCAGCACCTTCAGCTTGGCCAACTCAACCTCGAGCAGTTGTGGGTCCCCGGGTATCTGTAAAGGATTCAACCAAAGGTTACACCTACTTCTGGCTGGGATTCGACCCGAGCTTTAGCGCTTACCGGTTTCAACTGATCCAAAGTGCCGTCCGTCCTGTCGATCCAGACCAGCAGCTCGTTGAGAGCGTGCTGGAATTGACCCAAGTGGAGGAGGGCGTGCTCCAGTTGCTTCTGTCTGTCGACCATGCCGCGCAGCAGAGACTCCCAGCGACGATTGACCACCGACAGGGGCTCCCGAATAGATGCCGCTTGCTCGGGTGAAGTGCGTTCCGTCAGTTCTACAGCTTGTCTGTAAGGAAGGATTCGGCGTGGGATTAGAAAGGGTATCCCGGTACATAGATGCGCAAACATTTTCAGAAAAAGCAAGCGAAGCAATACAAATGCATGGCGCAAGTGTTTTGGGCAAACAATTCATGCAATTCTTGTACAAGTAGAGTACTTTGGGTGCATACTCGGGTAAGCAAAGACGCACGTGCCGCGACACCACAATACCCGGTACTcaatacagtatatatataaagtatatatataatcttATGATCTATGCaacttttaaaatatattcctATCCTCTTTCCAACTAATGACAAATATTCGAAGTGCTTTCATACCGCATATTCCATtacatctctctcttttcttttctctctgtttccATCAACGAATTACCATCCGACCGTTATATATCGCTCACTCCGCCGTCCACCAGAAAGATATGGACTTGATGGGACTCTTCTCGCTGTCACTTACACCTTTAGGAATCGAACAAACCCCCACAATAtttgagtaccgggtataaaaagcaaaTGCGTTTAGATCACGCCTTCAGTTGGTTTACTCCATCGAGCGTGCACTGTGTAAATCTGTGGCAATCGAAAAACATGCTCGGCTCAGCTTAAATGAACCAAAGACCAAAGATCTCAGTAGATCCAGTGATCAGGTATCAGGTATCAGATATCAGGCACTTAACAATACACATAACGTGAacaacgaacgaacgaacgcaCTAACGAGATTTTGATTGAGATTTCTTGCCTTTCTAGACCTCTGCCAATTCACACGATGATAGATACGACACCAGGGCGATAAAATATTAGATTTGGAAACAGCATTGAATTGATTCGAAGGCCTTACCTGTTTAATGCTTCTACTTCAACCATATGCGGATCGACTTCATCCTTGAACGACTTGAGTTGTTCAATCTGGCGCTTGACGGCATCAATGTCGGAGCCCACGGGTCCCAGATGGCCAAACTTGTCCTCGGCCTTGGTGAGGAACTTGAGCAGGTTCTGGAGAGTCTCGTGGAACTCCATGGCCTTCTCCATGGCATCGATGAGGTTCTCCTCGCGCTTTGCGTACAGAGCCGTGATGTTGTCCCAGGCATTGTCCAGGTCCTCGATGTGCTTCTTCACCTCGGGCTTGTCGGGCTCGCCGCACATGTTCATCAGGTTGCTGCCGTGACGGCGCACCTGCTCGACCTCGGGCTTGGTCTGGTCAATCTCATGGCGGATCTCCTGCAGGGCCACCTGCTGCTTCTTGATGTCCTGAGGCTGGGCTGCCGGCGGCTCCTGGCAAGAGAGCGTCTCTTCCAGATCCTTGAGGGTCTTCATCACGCTGTTGAGCTGCTTCCAGAAGGGCTCGGCCACGCTCAGGATATCATCCAGCGAGCTGCCGCGCTTCTTCGTGGCCTTCTGCACATCGTTCCACAGGTTGTTGAGCTTCTCCAGCTTCGCCTTGATGTCGCGCACAGCCGGATCGGCCTTGTTGCCCGCTTTGGCAATGACATCGTTGGCCGCCCGCTGCACAGCGCTGAATGCATCCTGCCGCTTGTCCAGGTCATCCATAAGGGCGTCGTTGTCCTCGATCTGCTCGCGTATCTTCTGGGGCAGGGCCGAGAGGGGATCCAGCTGGTTCACCTGATCCACTGTGTTGGCCAGGGCACGCAGCATTCCCTCCAGCTTGTCCGAGAACTGACTGGACTCCTGCAGAGCACTCTCCAGCGCCTGCTGGCGCTCGCGGAGCTCTAGACGGAGGGCAGCATAGCGCGCGTTGTCCGTGTCGAGGATCTCGTTGATCTTCGAGCCGTCCTCGTCGGCCACCAGGGCGCCCAGTGCCTCGCCCGTCTTGTTCAGCTTGTCCAGGAGTGGCTTGTGCTCCGCAATGGACTGCAGCAGACGCTCGTTCTTGTCCTGCTGCAAGGTGATCTGGTCGGGACGCAGAGCGGGCATGCTCAGGCGTGAGATCTGCTGCTCCATGTCATCCAGCCAGGTCGTCAGACCTTGATGCGAGTCGGCAAAGTGCTCCGAAAGGGGCAGGGCTTGCTCCAGGATGCCCAGACGCTCGCTGCACAGCTGGGCCACTGTGTCGACGATCTCCTTGAGATCATCTAGCTTCTCGCGCAGCGTGGCCGTGTTCTCGCTCTGCGGCGACTCCCGCAGAACCTTCTTGGAGGCAGCGGTCACGTCTCGCACGCGTCCCTTCTGACTGGATATGTCGTCGTTGATCGAGCGATGCTCTTGCAGCTGGGCACGCACCAGCTTCGGCTCCATGGCCGGATGGTCGGCCTCGCGCAGTGTGGTGTCCATCTCGCGGAACCACTCGAGCAAGTCGTCGATGTCGCCGGTCACCTCCTTGGCCCGCTGGTTGCTCAAATGCAGCCGCTCGGCCTTGCGCTGGATCTGCTCCACGATGGAGTCGAAGCGACGGTTGTCGCGCGTCACAATACTCTCGATGGTCGCTGCCCCCTCGCCGGGGGACAGTTGTCCCAGCTGCGGACCCACCTGGTTGATGGTGTCCAGAATGGGGCGCATATCGGCCAGTTCACCCTCCAGTCGCAGGACGTCCGCCTGACGGGGCTCGCTGGGAGCTAGCGCTGTCTCGGCCGTCTGCATCCACTCCACCAGACGGGTGTGTGCCTCGTGGAACTGCTGCACCAGTGGCAGGGCATTCTGGGCGCTCTTCAACAGATCCCCACCGCGATTGGTCAGATCCCCGTAGCGGCGCTGCAGCGAGTCGAGCTTGTCCTTCAGCTGGATGGCCTCGTCGTTGGATATGTGCTTCATCAGCTCGGCGCCGGTCTCCACGGTAGCCTCCACATTCGATGCGTGACCGGCAATGTTCTCGTTAAGCTCCAGCAGATGGTCCATCTGCTCCAGCAGCTTCTCGGCGTACACGGGCACGGACTTGAAGCGCTTCAGCTCGTTCTCCATGCTCTCCATCCAGGCTACAAGATCTTGGTAGCTGAGGACCAGGTGACGCAGTCCCTGGCGGGACTCGGCGAGCAGGGCGCCGATGTTATCGCTGGCATCGACCAGGCCGGTATATCGCTCGGTCACGCCTCGCACCTTCTCGCCCAGATTGACGGCCTCCTCGTCGCTAACGAGATGCATCAGCTGGGCGGCCACAtcggccaggtcggtgaaatCGGGCTTCTTGCCGAGAATCTCGTCGTGGAGACGGTCGTGCTCGCGTATCCTCTGCTGGATCTTCTCCTCGTCGGTGGGTATCAATTCCATCGACTTGACGGCGCGCTCTGTGCCGTCCAGCCACACTTCGAGGGGACTGATCTTGTCGTGGAATCTCTTGGCCACCTCCATGGCTTCCTCCAGGTCCTGTTCGCGTTGCTCGGCTCCGTCGGTGAGGGCATCGAAGCGCTTCATCAGATCGTTCAGCTGCTTCTCGATGGAAGCCCGTTCGGAGGGCTCGCAGTGATTGGCCACTTCCTGGCCGAGATTGGCCAGAGAGCCCATGGAATTCTGGCGATCGAGGAGCATCTTCTTCAGGAACTTTTGCTCCTGCAGCTGGGCCTTGACCACCTTGTAGTCGGAGCTGGGCGGCTTCTGGTTGGCCACCATCTCCTCGGTGTCGCTCAGCCACTTGGAGAGGCCGGCGAGGGCCTCCTGGAACTTGCCCGATTGGAGCAGGGCCACGTCCAACCGACGATCGCGCTCGTTCATGCGCTCCTTCAGGTCATTCCAGCGGTCGTTCAGCTTCTCCAGATCCTTCTCGATCGTGCTGGTCGAGACCCCGGTGCCGGCAGACCGCACCAGATCCCGTCCGGCCACATTGACTTTGTCGACATTGATGGCCAGAGGCTCCACCTTTCGCTCCCTGAACTGGCGGAAGTCCTCCTGCTGGCGACGTATCTGGTCTAGTTCGGAGCCCACGGGCTTCATGCGTTTGAACTCCTCGCTCACGTCCTGGATGTCGTCGAGGGTCTGCGACTGGTTGTCGTAGAACTCGCGCAGGGCCTTAAGCGTGGCCTGCAAGTTTTCCTCGTGATCTCTCACTCGGTTGTCCAAGCGACCCAGAGTCTTGCGCAGCGTGGAGATTTGCTCGCGCGTCTGAGTGGTGTCCGCGGCAAAGCCAGCGTCCACCAGAACATCAGCGGCACGCTCAGCATCTTCGAGGCGACCCACCAGGCGGTCCAGCCTGTTCTGGATCTTGCCAACAtcgtccagctgctgctgcacgatCTTGATTTCGCGTGCGGGCGGCGACAGCTTCTCGATCTCCGTCTCCAGGTCATTCAGATCGATGCCCAGGCTCTTCATTTGCTCATTGAACTGGGACACGGCTGTGGCAGCCGACTGCAGTTCGCCGCAGCGATCATCCAGGCGTCCCTGTAGCTCGGACAGGCGATCGGCCAGACCGTCCACTTCGCTAGTCAGATGATCGGCATCGCCGCCGGCAGCTCTGGCCTCGGCGCTTATGTCCTTGGCCAGAGCCTTGAGCGACTGCAGGGGCTTGCTCAGGTTTGTCAACTCCTCGCGTATGGCCTTGACGCGCTCCAGCAGTTTGGGATCCTTGGCAGCTCCACCCAAAGCATCGTGGGCGGCGAGGCGATCCTCGCAGCGGCCCAGCGAATGATCCAGATTGCGCAGCTCATCATTGAAGTCGCCCAGGCGACGCGAGCAGTTCTCAATCTCGTGGGCACGGGCAATGAGGTCGTTGTTGAGGCGCTCCCAGCGATCGCGGATGTCCTGCAGCTCGGCCTTGATGGGCTCCTTGTCGATGTCGCAACTGGTAAGGAAGGTCTCGCCCAGACCCTTGGTGTTCTCGAACTCCCCGGAGTGCTTCCACACTTCGTTGCGGAAGGTCTGCAGGTCGCGCAGTCGCGTCTCCAGCTTCGCCTTGGACAGCACGCCGGGCGTCAGGTCGGACAACTTGTCCTCTGCGGTGCGCAGCCAGGCGAGGAATGTCTCCGAGGTCTGCGAGTACTTCTTGCAGTGCTCCATGCAGGTCTGCAGTCGTGTGTGCCGGTCGACGGCCTCGCGACGCAGCTTCTCCCACTGCTGTTGGATGCGCTCCAGGTCGCGCTTGACGCTGCGATCCTGCTGGCGGTCGGACAGATCCTTGCCCTTGTTGATCAGCATGATCACCTCGTGCTCGCGGGCCATCACCTCGCGGTAGATGGGCTCATGGGTGTCGATCTGGTGCTGCAGCGTCGGCTTGTGGGCGGACACCAGCAGACGATCGCTCAGATTCGAGAGCTCGCCCGAAAGCCAGCCGAGGGTCTTGGAGCAGTTCTCGGCAAAGTGACGGCCATCGCGTAGTGAGGCCTCTGTCTCGGCCTTCTTGGTATCCAGCTTCTTCTGGAGCGCCAGGTACTGCTTCTCCAGGGCGGCAACGCGGCTGTTGACATCAGCCCGCGAAGCAGGATCCCCGAGAATGTTGCACAGTGTGGCCGCGGACTGTTCCACGTCGGCCAGGAGAGGGCGCTGGCCCTCCAGTTGTCGCTCCAGGTTCTCGATTTTGCGCAGATTCTCCTGGTGATCCCCATCCAGGGGCAGAGTGTCCAGGCTGTCGCTGATGTTCTGCAGGGCCTCGCGCAGCCGATTGACGGCCGCATCGAACTCCTTGGAACTGTCGGCGGCGCCGCCTAGGCTGTTGGCGCGATCATCGAGCTTGCCCACCAGATCCTCCCACTTGCCGATTATGTCCTTGAGCTTGATCTCGACGGCCTGGGCATCGGGTGTGCCGGCCAAATGGTCGACCACATCGTGTCCCAACTCCTGCAAGTGCTTCAGTTGAGGCTGCTGGGTGCGGAACTCCTCGCGGAGGACTTGGACCTGCTGTACCTGGCTCTGAACCATGCGGGGGTCCGAGGAGATGGGTCCCAGGACCGTCAGCATGCGCTCCTTGCTGTCCAGCCAGCCCTTCAGGTTGCCGTGGGTGTCAAGGAAGTCGCGCAGCTTCTCGGCGAAGGCGATGCGGTTCTTGCAGATGTCGTTGAGATTCTTCCACTTCTCCTGGATGCCATCGTTCTCGAGGCGCAGCTGCTCGGCGCCTGGGACGTCCGATTTGCGTCGCAGGATGTCCTTGACCTGGGCCTTGGTGGTGTCTAGCAGGCTCTGCTTCTCGTACATGTCCTCGAGGATCTTGCGCGCCTGCTTGATGCAGCGCTCGGCCTCCTCCTTGTTGGAGACTGACTCCTTGGGCAACTGGCGCTGAATGCGCTCCAGGAACTGTGCAAGACCCTTGAGGTTCTCGTACTGCTTGCGCAGCTCCTCGCTCAGGTTGTCCAGCTCGTGCTGGCGATCGTTGAGCCGCACGCCAATGAGCCCGTAGCGATTGTTGATCTcgctcagctgctgctgcaccggAGACAGCTCGGACAGCTGGAAGCCGTCCTGAGAGGATCTGCGGCTACCGAATCCACTGGAACCAGTCGATAGTGGCGACAGAATGCCTCCCttggtggggctggggctccTGGCGTTCTGCTCCGCTCCAGACATGCGTCGCAACGGACTCGTCCGCTTGATCGGGCTGTACGTGGAACGCTTGCGCGCGGGGCTCTCGGGCCGAATCAAAGCGTCGTACTGCGCTCCCACATCGTTGATCTTGTCAATGATGGGAGCGTAGTCACGATAGTCCTTGCATATGGGCTTCAGTTCGTCGTGCTGCTGCCGTATGCGGTCCAGGTCAATGGCCACCGGCGGCAGTCCGTTGACGCGTGCCTCCGTGCTGGCCAGCCAGGAGAGCACCTGGTCCTTGAGTCCCTCGTaggccagctgctgctcagcCTTCTGCTTGGACAGCTTTGCCCGCTCATCgatgctgatgttgatgttgcGCCACTGCGACTCCAGAGCCTTGATGCGATCCCGCAGGCCTCCGGTGTCGGTGACATCGCGCAGACTAATCAGATCCTTGCCCTGGCGTACACACTCCTCGAACTGGGGCGCCAGTTGATCCTTGTCGCGCGACAGTTCGTGCATGCGGCGGGCCAGCTCCTCGGTGGACAGCAGACTGGTCTCGCGACTGTCCAGTGCCTCCTGCAAGCTGCCCATGCGTTGCTCCACAGTGCTGATCTCGTCCAGATACCGGCTGAGGCGGATGTAGACATCATCCAGGAACTCGCCCCGCTTGTTGACCTTTTCGTAAAGCTTCTCAAACTTGCCTGTGACGTCGTTCAGATTGGCCTCCACCTTCTTGGCGATGCGCGCATTCGAGGCGCTGGCTAGCAAATGTTTGGCCGAGATCTGGACGCTGTCGATGCTGGCCTGGTGCGACTGCAGATCGGCTAGCAGAACCTTGTGCTCGCGTATTTGCTCCTGGAGGCGCTCCTTGATGAGCGAGGCGGGACGCAGGTTGAGCTTGTACTTGTCCTCGGCCTGGCTGACCCAACCTCCCAGACTATCCAGGGCGTCCTGCACGCCCTGCGACTGCACGAGCGTCTTGTCGAGATTCTTGCAGTGCTCGCCCAGGTtgtccagcagctgctggtaACCGTTCTTCAGGTCGGCGATGGGCAGCTCCAGCTGGTTGATTTCCATGGGGCTGAGCTGGCCGCCGAGGCTGCGCAGCAGGTTGTCGAGTGCCTGCTGTGCGTTGTCCACCAGGCGGCCGCTAGAGAGGAGCTCGTTATGCAGGGCCTTGGCCTCGTTCATCTGATCCTGGACGGCCTTGGGATCGCCGGCAATCGGCTCGGAGATGAGGCGGGACACGCGAGGATGCACGCTCCTCAGCCACTCGCTGGCCTTGTCCAGCGCATCCTGATACTCCCGTTGGCGTCCGCCCAGTCCAGATACGCGATCCTGCAGGGCATTCACGCGGTTCAGCAGATCCTTGTATTGGGCCGAGACCAGCGACACCTCCTGCCGGATGGGGCTCTCGGCACTGGCCAACGGCTCGACATGGGGCAGCCTCTCCGGCAGCGAAGTGCGAAAATCATTGAGTATCCCAAGGAACTCCTTGCTCTCGTCCACAAACTTCTGCGCGGCCATGGTGATGAAGCGCAGATCGGCCTGGTGGCCAATCACATCGCTGACAAACTCGCGGATGGAGTCTGCCTGGGATCCGAGTCGTGTCAGATCCGACAGCGAGCGCTCCTTGTCCTCGAGGGTGCGTCGGGCCATTTGCAGCCAGTCGGAGAAGACGTCCAGTTCGCTGCGCAGCTTCGTGAGCTCATCACGTCCCGCCTCCAGGCGGCGCAGCAGACGCACGGTGCGATCGTTGACACGATCCACGCGTGAGCGCAGCTCCCGTCCGGAGTTCTCCAAAGTGGTCACTTCTGGGGCGGAGAGGACATCGCCGCCAGTGAGCACAAT is a window of Drosophila pseudoobscura strain MV-25-SWS-2005 chromosome 3, UCI_Dpse_MV25, whole genome shotgun sequence DNA encoding:
- the shot gene encoding dystonin isoform X39; the protein is MMDRESLSEWAKDKPLSILQLDPADRAVLRIADERDAIQKKTFTKWVNKHLKKANRRVVDLFEDLRDGHNLLSLLEVLSGEHLPREKGKMRFHMLQNAQMALDFLRYKKIKLVNIRAEDIVDGNPKLTLGLIWTIILHFQISDIVVGKEDNVSAREALLRWARRSTARYPGVRVNDFTSSWRDGLAFSALVHRNRPDLLDWRKARNDRPRDRLETAFHIVEKEYGVTRLLDPEDVDTNEPDEKSLITYISSLYDVFPEPPSIHPLFDMESQRRVHEYRDLAQQFIYWCREKTAYLQERSFPPTLIEMKRLLSDLQRFRSEEVSARKREKSKLIQIYKELERYFETVGEVDVEAELRPDAIEKAWYRMNTALQDREVILQQEIERLERLQRLADKVQREIKHVDQKLTDLETRIVEEGRRIERLHPVDAKSIVESLETEIRHLEEPIQDMNQDCHVLNEGRYPHVSELHKKVNKLHQRWAQLRTNFHTNLVQKLSGLKYPVHETTVTRQTRMVVESRQIDTNPHFRDLQDHIEWCQNKLKQLLAADYGSDLPSVKEELDRQQHEHKIIDQFHSKILNDERQQTKFTGDELNLYQQRLNQLQKVYAELLSTSTKRLSDLDSLQHFLGQASAELQWLNEKEQVEITRDWADKQLDLPSVHRYYENLMSELEKREMHFATILDRGEALLNQQHPASKCVEAHLTALQQQWAWLLQLTLCLEVHLKHATEYHQFFGEIKDAEQWLAKRDEILNSKFSQSDFGLDQGETLLRGMQDLREELNSFGETVATLQRRAQTIVPLNKRRQPVNRQGPVQAICAYKQQGQLQIEKGETVTLLDNSGRVKWRVRTAKGQEGSIPGACLLLPPPDQEAIDAAERLKRLFDRSVALWQKKHLRLRQNMIFATIRVVKGWDFDQFLAMGPEQRTAIRRALNDDADKLLSEGDPNDPQLRRLRREMDEVNRLFDEFEKRARAEEESKQASRIFTEECIAIKGKLEDMARELDQIILAPLPRDLDSLEHVLEIHGDYERRLHLLEPELKHLQETFRTIALKTPVLKKSLDNLMELWKELNTQSGLHKDRLKLLEASLAGLEDNEHVISELENELARHHDLPSTAEGLQQVFKQLTQMQDIITQQQPQMDKMNDAADQLGRMGVPTKVLGDLKRLHSNVERLNTRWSAVCNQLGERMRSCETAIGLMKNLQSSVQVEESWVDGTTERLSAMPTATSAYELDKLLGAAIERKPKIENVNVAGGRLIREAKIYDSKCLRFVDWLLEARPSFSPPRRDLRPADSDPGATQYYSQRLDNLNTKYDRLLEQLSQRLKTAIEVNGSDGLQYAESLQKPLKTFRVDFSAGSVPTGDGHAARPEDLYTTTYSTTQFSSTKTTKSSSKSIYSSDNLDPASQELANASPIGTQIQFNEIRTLKRSQQFPGGNSVLDIAGIRDPRTGRILTIGEAIQLRILDVRTGEMLVGDRRITLEQAAEQGLIDSQLARQLLQPGAGRDPSGRELSLLEVIQREISEAESGYETAEKRIKQAVFEKFNMCEENVNDLLKWVTTVEQKISSVGGPREKIDELRNQINALKQIKDEIESQQRPVATCLEQIRQIVLTGGDVLSAPEVTTLENSGRELRSRVDRVNDRTVRLLRRLEAGRDELTKLRSELDVFSDWLQMARRTLEDKERSLSDLTRLGSQADSIREFVSDVIGHQADLRFITMAAQKFVDESKEFLGILNDFRTSLPERLPHVEPLASAESPIRQEVSLVSAQYKDLLNRVNALQDRVSGLGGRQREYQDALDKASEWLRSVHPRVSRLISEPIAGDPKAVQDQMNEAKALHNELLSSGRLVDNAQQALDNLLRSLGGQLSPMEINQLELPIADLKNGYQQLLDNLGEHCKNLDKTLVQSQGVQDALDSLGGWVSQAEDKYKLNLRPASLIKERLQEQIREHKVLLADLQSHQASIDSVQISAKHLLASASNARIAKKVEANLNDVTGKFEKLYEKVNKRGEFLDDVYIRLSRYLDEISTVEQRMGSLQEALDSRETSLLSTEELARRMHELSRDKDQLAPQFEECVRQGKDLISLRDVTDTGGLRDRIKALESQWRNINISIDERAKLSKQKAEQQLAYEGLKDQVLSWLASTEARVNGLPPVAIDLDRIRQQHDELKPICKDYRDYAPIIDKINDVGAQYDALIRPESPARKRSTYSPIKRTSPLRRMSGAEQNARSPSPTKGGILSPLSTGSSGFGSRRSSQDGFQLSELSPVQQQLSEINNRYGLIGVRLNDRQHELDNLSEELRKQYENLKGLAQFLERIQRQLPKESVSNKEEAERCIKQARKILEDMYEKQSLLDTTKAQVKDILRRKSDVPGAEQLRLENDGIQEKWKNLNDICKNRIAFAEKLRDFLDTHGNLKGWLDSKERMLTVLGPISSDPRMVQSQVQQVQVLREEFRTQQPQLKHLQELGHDVVDHLAGTPDAQAVEIKLKDIIGKWEDLVGKLDDRANSLGGAADSSKEFDAAVNRLREALQNISDSLDTLPLDGDHQENLRKIENLERQLEGQRPLLADVEQSAATLCNILGDPASRADVNSRVAALEKQYLALQKKLDTKKAETEASLRDGRHFAENCSKTLGWLSGELSNLSDRLLVSAHKPTLQHQIDTHEPIYREVMAREHEVIMLINKGKDLSDRQQDRSVKRDLERIQQQWEKLRREAVDRHTRLQTCMEHCKKYSQTSETFLAWLRTAEDKLSDLTPGVLSKAKLETRLRDLQTFRNEVWKHSGEFENTKGLGETFLTSCDIDKEPIKAELQDIRDRWERLNNDLIARAHEIENCSRRLGDFNDELRNLDHSLGRCEDRLAAHDALGGAAKDPKLLERVKAIREELTNLSKPLQSLKALAKDISAEARAAGGDADHLTSEVDGLADRLSELQGRLDDRCGELQSAATAVSQFNEQMKSLGIDLNDLETEIEKLSPPAREIKIVQQQLDDVGKIQNRLDRLVGRLEDAERAADVLVDAGFAADTTQTREQISTLRKTLGRLDNRVRDHEENLQATLKALREFYDNQSQTLDDIQDVSEEFKRMKPVGSELDQIRRQQEDFRQFRERKVEPLAINVDKVNVAGRDLVRSAGTGVSTSTIEKDLEKLNDRWNDLKERMNERDRRLDVALLQSGKFQEALAGLSKWLSDTEEMVANQKPPSSDYKVVKAQLQEQKFLKKMLLDRQNSMGSLANLGQEVANHCEPSERASIEKQLNDLMKRFDALTDGAEQREQDLEEAMEVAKRFHDKISPLEVWLDGTERAVKSMELIPTDEEKIQQRIREHDRLHDEILGKKPDFTDLADVAAQLMHLVSDEEAVNLGEKVRGVTERYTGLVDASDNIGALLAESRQGLRHLVLSYQDLVAWMESMENELKRFKSVPVYAEKLLEQMDHLLELNENIAGHASNVEATVETGAELMKHISNDEAIQLKDKLDSLQRRYGDLTNRGGDLLKSAQNALPLVQQFHEAHTRLVEWMQTAETALAPSEPRQADVLRLEGELADMRPILDTINQVGPQLGQLSPGEGAATIESIVTRDNRRFDSIVEQIQRKAERLHLSNQRAKEVTGDIDDLLEWFREMDTTLREADHPAMEPKLVRAQLQEHRSINDDISSQKGRVRDVTAASKKVLRESPQSENTATLREKLDDLKEIVDTVAQLCSERLGILEQALPLSEHFADSHQGLTTWLDDMEQQISRLSMPALRPDQITLQQDKNERLLQSIAEHKPLLDKLNKTGEALGALVADEDGSKINEILDTDNARYAALRLELRERQQALESALQESSQFSDKLEGMLRALANTVDQVNQLDPLSALPQKIREQIEDNDALMDDLDKRQDAFSAVQRAANDVIAKAGNKADPAVRDIKAKLEKLNNLWNDVQKATKKRGSSLDDILSVAEPFWKQLNSVMKTLKDLEETLSCQEPPAAQPQDIKKQQVALQEIRHEIDQTKPEVEQVRRHGSNLMNMCGEPDKPEVKKHIEDLDNAWDNITALYAKREENLIDAMEKAMEFHETLQNLLKFLTKAEDKFGHLGPVGSDIDAVKRQIEQLKSFKDEVDPHMVEVEALNRQAVELTERTSPEQAASIREPLSVVNRRWESLLRGMVDRQKQLEHALLHLGQFQHALNELLVWIDRTDGTLDQLKPIPGDPQLLEVELAKLKVLANDIQAHQNSVDTLNDAGRQLIETEKGSVEASTTQEKLRKLNNEWKQLLQKASDRQHELEEALREAHGYISEVQDILGWLGDVDAVIGASKPVGGLPETATEQLERFMEVYNELDENRPKVETIQAQGQEYIKRQNQMKVSSSNLQHTLRTLKQRWDAVVSRASDKKIKLEIALKEATEFHDTLQAFVEWLTQAEKQLSNADAVSRVLETIQAQMEEHKVLQKDVSTHREAMLLLDKKGTHLKYFSQKQDVILIKNLLVSVQHRWERVVSKAAERTRALDHGYKEAREFNDAWSGMMQYLQETEQVLDQIIEEATASKEPQKIKKYIAKLKETHRQLAAKQTVYDGTMRTGKNLMERAPKGDRPVLDKMLLELKEQWTRVWSKSIERQRKLEEALLLSGQFSDALGELFEWLKKAKSRLNENGPVHGDLETVQGLCEHHKHIEQDLQKRAAQMQGVLKTGRDLERSGNNPEVGRQLDELQSIWEEVKSAVGKRGERLEVALVDAEKLNARVQALFDWLDHAEHKLRYAKNAPDDEKVSREMMDIHIEFMKDLRVRESEKTETFEYAEDIIGKAYPDAIPIIKNWLSIIQQRWEEVRQWAINRESKLGLHLQSLKDLDDNIEELLAWLTGLEGTLLNLKHEQLPDEIPPVEKLIEDHKEFMENTARRQTEVDRACKPRQLPPGARKPSRSGKTPVFKGSRDQGLNARKGSRVTPTRDTPDRDRLPHYGPRFSPSSTGPELEFRSPRAKLLWTKWRDVWMLSWERQRLLNDHLLYLKDVERARNFSWDDWRKRFLKYMNHKKSRLTDLFRKMDKDNNGMIPRDVFIDGILNTKFDTSGLEMKAVADLFDRNGEGLIDWQEFIAALRPDWQERKPANDSDKIHDEVKRLVMLCTCRQKFRVFQVGEGKYRFGDSQKLRLVRILRSTVMVRVGGGWVALDEFLQKNDPCRAKGRTNIELREQFILADGVSQSMAAFTPRRSTPNAAATATSSPHAHNGGSSNLPPYMSGQGPIIKVRERSVRSIPMSRPSRSSLSASTPDSLSDNEGSHGGPSGRYTPRKVTYTSTRTGLTPGGSRAGSKPNSRPLSRQGSKPPSRHGSTLSLDSTDDHTPSRIPQRKPSTASTASGTTPRPARLSVTTTTPGSRLNGSSTITRKTASGSASPAPTRRNISGSTTPSGMQTPRKSSAEPTFSSTMHRTARGTTPTEKREPFRL